A single genomic interval of Polyangium spumosum harbors:
- the rpsD gene encoding 30S ribosomal protein S4 has translation MARYVGPVCKLCRREGMKLYLKGERCYSEKCAYTRRPYPPGQHGQGRIKLSEYAVRLREKQKVRRIYGVLESQFHGYFQEASRRKGRTGEEMLALLERRLDNVVHRLGYAASRSEARQLVRHGHVKVNGKRLDIPSFVVRVGDRVELTEGAKKFKFVAAAVAGADKRPIASWLEADRGSFSGSVKSTPVREDLNEPEIREQLVVEYYSR, from the coding sequence ATGGCTCGCTACGTTGGTCCTGTCTGCAAGCTCTGCCGCCGCGAAGGCATGAAGCTCTACCTCAAGGGAGAGCGCTGCTACTCGGAGAAGTGTGCCTACACGCGGCGCCCCTACCCGCCTGGCCAGCATGGCCAGGGTCGCATCAAGCTCAGCGAGTACGCCGTCCGGCTCCGCGAGAAGCAAAAGGTGCGTCGCATCTATGGCGTTCTCGAGAGCCAGTTCCACGGCTACTTCCAGGAGGCGAGCCGTCGCAAGGGCCGCACGGGCGAGGAGATGCTGGCGCTGCTCGAGCGTCGCCTCGACAACGTCGTGCACCGGCTCGGTTATGCGGCGTCGCGCTCCGAGGCGCGTCAGCTCGTGCGCCACGGTCACGTGAAGGTGAACGGCAAGCGCCTCGACATCCCGAGCTTCGTGGTTCGGGTGGGTGATCGCGTGGAGCTCACGGAGGGCGCGAAGAAGTTCAAGTTCGTGGCGGCCGCCGTGGCCGGCGCGGACAAGCGCCCGATCGCCTCGTGGCTCGAGGCCGACCGTGGGTCGTTCTCGGGTTCGGTCAAGTCGACCCCGGTGCGCGAGGACCTCAACGAGCCGGAGATCCGCGAGCAGCTCGTCGTCGAGTACTACTCGCGCTGA
- the yccX gene encoding acylphosphatase, which produces MGLKQVHLHVKGRVQGVYFRASTQREAKRLGLCGWVKNRPDGGVEVLAEGEEDGLKELIAWAQKGPSAARVERVDVRWRGFQGDFSDFRIVE; this is translated from the coding sequence ATGGGGCTGAAACAAGTGCATCTGCACGTGAAGGGACGCGTCCAGGGCGTCTATTTCCGGGCGTCGACGCAACGCGAGGCCAAGCGCCTCGGCCTCTGCGGCTGGGTGAAGAACCGCCCGGACGGAGGCGTCGAGGTCCTCGCCGAAGGCGAAGAGGACGGCCTCAAAGAGCTCATCGCCTGGGCGCAAAAAGGTCCGAGCGCGGCGCGCGTGGAGCGCGTCGACGTTCGATGGCGCGGTTTCCAGGGCGATTTTTCCGACTTCCGTATCGTCGAATGA
- the rpmD gene encoding 50S ribosomal protein L30 — protein MKSHLRVRQTGSMTNQTEHTRKVLRGLGLRKPGSEVLVANTPSFRGMVKKVLHLVSVEEVDGNGAQASK, from the coding sequence GTGAAGAGCCATCTCCGCGTGCGGCAGACGGGCAGCATGACGAACCAGACCGAGCACACGCGCAAGGTTTTGCGGGGCCTCGGCCTCCGCAAGCCGGGCAGTGAGGTGCTCGTGGCCAACACGCCCTCGTTCCGTGGCATGGTCAAGAAGGTGCTCCACCTCGTTTCGGTCGAGGAAGTCGACGGCAACGGCGCGCAGGCGTCGAAGTAA
- the secY gene encoding preprotein translocase subunit SecY: MATLAGIANFHKVPELRRRVIFTLVMLAVYRIGVFVTVPGVDRAAMSKYMAKQSGGLLNFFNMFSGGALENFSLFALGIMPYISASIIIQLMGMVYKPIDELRKEGEQGRRKIDQYTRYGTVALSLFQAYGSAKLVEGWSASDAGAGIVTHPGIGFQLMTMITLTTGTAFLMWIGEQITERGIGNGISLLIFAGIVTGVPGWVGSYLATNAGNIQPLTIAAVAAFVVGAIAVIAFFENGRRQIPIVYSRRQVGRRVYGAQNAHLPLKVNTAGTIPPIFASSLLMFPATLANMNVPGADKLQSIVSGGGWVFNTGYALLIVFFCYFYTSVTFQPVDVAENLKKQQANIPGIRPGKQTADYIQGVMNRITFGGAMYVAAVCVVPAIVGDLLRVQITFGGTSLMIVVGVALDTVNQIEAQLITRSYEGLTGPGASRIRARRLPEG; this comes from the coding sequence ATGGCCACACTCGCGGGAATTGCGAACTTCCACAAGGTCCCGGAGCTCCGGCGCAGGGTGATCTTCACCCTCGTGATGCTGGCCGTGTACCGCATCGGGGTCTTCGTCACGGTCCCCGGCGTCGACCGCGCCGCCATGTCGAAGTACATGGCGAAGCAGTCGGGCGGATTGCTGAACTTCTTCAACATGTTCTCCGGCGGCGCGCTGGAGAACTTCTCCCTCTTTGCGCTGGGGATCATGCCGTACATCTCGGCATCGATCATCATCCAGTTGATGGGCATGGTCTACAAGCCCATCGACGAGCTGCGCAAAGAGGGAGAGCAGGGGCGCCGCAAGATCGACCAGTACACGCGCTACGGCACGGTCGCGCTGTCGCTCTTCCAGGCGTATGGCAGCGCCAAGCTCGTCGAGGGCTGGTCGGCCTCGGATGCCGGCGCGGGCATCGTGACGCACCCCGGGATCGGCTTTCAGCTGATGACGATGATCACGCTGACCACGGGGACGGCGTTCCTCATGTGGATCGGCGAGCAGATCACGGAGCGCGGGATCGGCAACGGCATCTCGCTCCTGATCTTCGCGGGCATCGTGACGGGCGTGCCGGGCTGGGTGGGCAGCTATCTCGCGACGAACGCGGGCAACATCCAGCCGCTCACGATCGCGGCGGTCGCGGCGTTCGTCGTCGGGGCGATCGCGGTGATCGCGTTCTTCGAGAACGGGCGCCGGCAGATCCCGATCGTGTACTCGCGTCGGCAGGTGGGGCGGCGCGTGTACGGCGCGCAGAACGCGCACTTGCCGCTCAAGGTGAACACGGCGGGCACGATCCCGCCGATCTTCGCCTCCTCGCTGCTCATGTTCCCCGCGACGCTGGCGAACATGAACGTGCCGGGCGCGGACAAGCTCCAGTCGATCGTGAGCGGTGGAGGCTGGGTGTTCAACACCGGCTACGCGCTCCTGATCGTGTTCTTCTGTTACTTCTACACGAGCGTCACGTTCCAGCCGGTCGACGTGGCGGAGAACCTGAAGAAGCAGCAGGCGAACATCCCTGGGATTCGGCCTGGCAAGCAGACGGCGGACTACATCCAGGGCGTGATGAACCGCATCACGTTTGGCGGCGCGATGTACGTCGCGGCCGTGTGTGTCGTGCCGGCCATCGTCGGCGACCTCCTGCGCGTGCAGATCACGTTTGGCGGGACGTCGCTCATGATTGTCGTGGGTGTTGCGCTGGATACGGTCAATCAGATCGAGGCGCAGCTCATCACGCGCAGCTACGAAGGGCTCACCGGCCCTGGGGCGAGCCGCATTCGTGCGCGGCGCCTCCCCGAGGGATGA
- the rplO gene encoding 50S ribosomal protein L15, whose protein sequence is MDILSKLQAPEGANKKETRVGRGVGSGLGKTAGRGQKGQKARSTGNIGKKHFQGGQTPIQRRLPKRGFRNPLAAIVANVNVGDLEIFEAGADVNQEAMEGKRLLQGRYDLIKVLGDGELTKKLTVTAHRFSKSAIAKIEAAGGKAIVLAPGKASAQA, encoded by the coding sequence ATGGACATCCTCTCGAAGCTTCAGGCCCCGGAAGGCGCCAACAAGAAGGAGACCCGCGTCGGTCGCGGCGTGGGCTCCGGCCTCGGCAAGACGGCGGGGCGCGGCCAGAAGGGCCAGAAGGCCCGGTCGACGGGCAACATCGGCAAGAAGCACTTCCAGGGCGGCCAGACCCCGATCCAGCGCCGCCTCCCGAAGCGCGGCTTCCGCAACCCGCTCGCGGCGATCGTCGCGAACGTGAACGTCGGCGACCTCGAGATCTTCGAGGCTGGCGCGGACGTGAATCAGGAAGCGATGGAGGGCAAGCGCCTTCTCCAGGGTCGTTACGACCTGATCAAGGTGCTCGGCGACGGCGAGCTCACGAAGAAGCTCACCGTGACGGCGCACCGGTTCTCGAAGAGCGCGATCGCCAAGATCGAGGCGGCGGGCGGCAAGGCGATCGTGCTTGCGCCTGGCAAGGCTTCGGCGCAAGCCTAA
- the rplQ gene encoding 50S ribosomal protein L17, translated as MRHKKAGRQFGRDTSSRRAMLRNLTANLITHERIETTDAKAKELRRVAERLITKATRLGKIAYTAQAELSAADKARRLHAERLVAAYVPRFGVKSDGSKVDIVEKVMLDLSKRFEGRPGGYTRIIKLGNRRGDNAPMVYIEFVDAALVTDKQAPEEPAAAVTAEPTSGESASAESASAETAQATSSGETASNQ; from the coding sequence ATGCGTCATAAGAAGGCGGGGAGGCAGTTTGGTCGGGACACGTCGAGCCGGCGCGCGATGCTGCGCAACTTGACGGCGAACCTGATCACCCACGAGCGCATCGAGACGACGGACGCGAAGGCCAAGGAGCTCCGGCGCGTCGCGGAGCGGTTGATCACCAAGGCCACGCGCCTCGGCAAGATCGCCTATACCGCGCAGGCCGAGCTCTCGGCGGCCGACAAGGCCCGTAGGCTGCACGCCGAGCGTCTCGTCGCGGCCTACGTGCCGCGCTTCGGCGTGAAGTCCGACGGCTCGAAGGTCGACATCGTCGAGAAGGTGATGCTCGACCTCTCGAAGCGCTTCGAGGGCCGGCCCGGCGGTTACACGCGCATCATCAAGCTCGGCAACCGCCGCGGCGACAATGCGCCGATGGTCTACATCGAGTTCGTCGACGCCGCGCTGGTCACCGACAAGCAGGCTCCCGAAGAGCCGGCCGCCGCGGTGACCGCGGAGCCCACGTCGGGCGAGTCGGCCTCGGCGGAGTCGGCCTCGGCCGAGACCGCGCAGGCGACGAGCTCCGGCGAGACCGCGTCGAACCAATAA
- the rpmJ gene encoding 50S ribosomal protein L36, producing the protein MKVRPSVKKICDKCKVVRRRGVVRVICENPRHKQRQG; encoded by the coding sequence ATGAAGGTGCGACCGAGCGTCAAAAAAATCTGCGACAAGTGCAAGGTGGTGCGCCGTCGCGGCGTCGTGCGCGTGATCTGCGAGAACCCTCGCCACAAGCAGCGTCAGGGCTGA
- the rpsK gene encoding 30S ribosomal protein S11 → MASPKTAAGKAKQKKKVKKNIAAGIAHIQSTFNNTVVTITDINGNAVAWSSAGARGFKGSRKSTPFAAQLAAEEAARRAQEHGMRSVAVFVKGPGAGRESALRALQTAGFKVTLIRDVTPIPHNGCRPPKRRRV, encoded by the coding sequence ATGGCGAGTCCGAAGACGGCGGCCGGCAAGGCCAAGCAGAAGAAGAAGGTCAAGAAGAACATCGCGGCTGGGATCGCGCACATCCAGTCGACGTTCAACAACACGGTCGTGACGATCACGGACATCAACGGCAATGCCGTGGCGTGGTCGTCGGCCGGTGCGCGTGGGTTCAAGGGGTCGCGCAAGTCGACGCCCTTCGCTGCGCAGCTCGCTGCCGAGGAGGCGGCGCGGCGGGCGCAGGAGCACGGGATGCGGTCGGTGGCCGTATTCGTGAAAGGCCCTGGCGCTGGGCGCGAGAGCGCGCTCCGGGCGCTTCAGACGGCCGGCTTCAAGGTGACGTTGATCCGCGACGTCACGCCCATTCCGCACAACGGTTGCCGGCCGCCCAAGCGGCGCCGGGTCTGA
- a CDS encoding adenylate kinase, which translates to MIVILVGPPGSGKGTQAKVLCGKFGVPQISTGDMLRAAKAAGTLDPRYRAIMDAGGLVPDEAMIELIDKRIDDADCKNGFLLDGFPRTVPQAEALERLLAGRGLAIDAVLQLDVARSLLEERLIHRRTDKRSGQIYHLVYNPPPPDAELEHRADDRPEAVGKRLDAYEAMTAALLPYYEAKGLLRRVDGVGKPEEVTARVLGALGRAQSEES; encoded by the coding sequence ATGATCGTGATCTTGGTTGGCCCTCCTGGCTCGGGCAAAGGCACGCAGGCGAAGGTGCTCTGCGGCAAGTTTGGGGTCCCGCAGATCTCGACGGGGGACATGCTTCGTGCGGCCAAGGCGGCCGGCACGCTCGATCCTCGTTACCGCGCCATCATGGACGCGGGCGGCCTCGTTCCGGACGAGGCGATGATCGAGCTCATCGACAAGCGCATCGACGACGCGGACTGCAAGAACGGGTTCTTGCTGGACGGTTTTCCGCGGACGGTCCCCCAGGCCGAGGCGCTCGAGCGTCTGCTTGCGGGTCGGGGCCTCGCGATCGATGCTGTTTTGCAGCTCGATGTGGCGCGATCTCTCCTGGAGGAGCGGTTGATCCACCGTCGGACCGACAAAAGGTCTGGACAGATCTACCATCTCGTCTATAATCCGCCGCCCCCGGATGCCGAGCTAGAGCATCGGGCGGACGATAGGCCGGAGGCCGTCGGAAAGCGTCTCGATGCGTACGAGGCGATGACGGCGGCGCTCCTGCCCTACTACGAAGCAAAAGGTCTCCTCCGGCGGGTCGACGGCGTCGGCAAGCCTGAGGAGGTCACGGCGAGGGTGCTAGGGGCCCTTGGCCGAGCGCAGTCGGAAGAGTCATGA
- a CDS encoding DNA-directed RNA polymerase subunit alpha, which yields MQTSGSMTMIARNWRDLIRPKGISIDTESANNFYAKFTCEPLERGFGITIGNSLRRVLLSSLQGAAITAVRIEGALHEFTTVPDVVEDVSDIILNLKEVVFKAAAARTYTVRVDKEGPGPVYARDIQLVDGLSVLNPDHLIAVLDKKGPLAMELTVNVGRGYVPAERNKTPTMAIGTIPIDALFSPIRKVNYTIQNARVGQVTDYDKLTLEVWTNGSVLPQDAVAFAAKILKEQLSIWVNFEESEETSYQTVPGDEEPLNENLFRSVEELELSVRSANCLQNANITLIGELVQRTEQDMLKTKNFGRKSLKEIKEILANMGLSLGMKIDNWPQLLERWKAQQAQA from the coding sequence ATGCAGACCAGCGGAAGCATGACGATGATCGCGCGAAATTGGCGCGATCTGATCCGCCCGAAGGGCATCTCGATCGACACCGAGTCGGCGAACAACTTCTACGCGAAGTTCACCTGCGAGCCTCTCGAGCGCGGCTTCGGGATCACGATCGGCAACTCGCTCCGCCGCGTGCTCCTCTCGTCGCTGCAGGGTGCGGCGATCACGGCCGTCCGCATCGAGGGGGCGCTGCACGAGTTCACCACGGTGCCCGACGTCGTCGAGGACGTGAGCGACATCATCCTCAACCTCAAGGAGGTCGTCTTCAAGGCGGCCGCCGCGCGCACCTACACGGTCCGCGTCGACAAAGAGGGCCCGGGGCCGGTGTACGCGCGCGACATCCAGCTCGTCGACGGGCTCAGCGTGCTGAACCCCGACCACCTCATCGCGGTCCTCGACAAGAAGGGCCCGCTCGCGATGGAGCTGACGGTGAACGTCGGCCGCGGCTACGTGCCCGCGGAGCGGAACAAGACGCCGACGATGGCGATCGGGACGATCCCCATCGACGCGTTGTTCTCGCCCATCCGGAAGGTCAACTACACGATCCAGAACGCGCGCGTCGGTCAGGTGACCGATTACGACAAGCTGACGCTCGAGGTCTGGACGAATGGCTCGGTGCTGCCCCAGGACGCGGTCGCGTTCGCCGCGAAGATCCTGAAGGAGCAGCTCTCGATCTGGGTCAACTTCGAGGAGTCGGAGGAGACGAGCTACCAGACCGTGCCGGGCGACGAGGAGCCGCTGAACGAGAACCTCTTCCGCTCGGTCGAGGAGCTCGAGCTCAGCGTGCGCAGCGCCAACTGCCTCCAGAACGCGAACATCACCCTGATCGGCGAGCTCGTGCAGCGGACCGAGCAGGACATGCTCAAGACCAAGAACTTCGGTCGGAAGTCCCTGAAGGAGATCAAAGAGATCCTCGCGAACATGGGGCTTTCGCTCGGTATGAAGATCGACAACTGGCCGCAGCTGCTCGAGCGCTGGAAGGCGCAGCAGGCGCAAGCCTAG
- a CDS encoding GAF domain-containing protein gives MTGKADRLRELTAKVEELEARLERSEKTVRAMRDVGLALGSTLDLDQLLELILGKITELLEADRATLYLLDEQRKMLLSRVILGGEVRSIELPVGEGIAGHVAKHGKIARVKDAYRDKRFQRTWDDLTGYRTRSILAAPMRNHVGRTIGVVQVLNKHGGKGEFSQHDEELLSALATQAAVSIDNSRLFLSVIQKNMQLVETKEQLEHRVADLKLLFELETAMSGASSLEELSRAVIAEASKACDARAGGLLVDEGESGVFLYFVDASAPGVSARDVDVKRLPVKRGEGLLGWAMTHNESIHVGPKDPPTGPIAEAALAHMHPSLDLDLQSAIVVPLEGEEDTSLGALGLYNAKNALGFTQDDRSLLRLVSANASTAVRLFRSRTEREKSERLTAIGRLLSGVMHDMRTPLTVISGYVQLMATASEPATRAEHARLILKQFDAISAMQRELLEFARGERSILVRKVYLTKFFGDLEKQLQLDLAGNRVTLVMELDDRGTARFDETKMTRVVHNLVRNAVEAMEPHGGGKVVLRALRQGADFVLSVSDTGRGIPPEIRERLFHSFVTSGKRGGTGLGLAIVKKIVDEHGGSIEVDSSERGTTFTIRIPQETPTTATIIPPAPPPPPPAGARIDEATGLPLVHASSPTSASTSTAAVTARSPQPAAEEPEAKGSAKTARASQPGEEGPPSRRSRATNPGPPAGRRDSA, from the coding sequence GTGACCGGTAAGGCGGACCGCCTGCGAGAGCTCACGGCCAAGGTCGAGGAACTCGAGGCCAGGCTCGAACGCTCGGAGAAGACCGTCCGCGCGATGCGCGACGTGGGGCTCGCGCTCGGCTCCACGCTCGACCTCGACCAGCTCCTCGAGCTCATCCTCGGCAAGATCACGGAGCTGCTCGAGGCCGACCGGGCCACGCTCTACCTGCTCGACGAGCAACGAAAGATGCTGCTCTCGCGCGTCATCCTCGGCGGCGAGGTGCGCTCGATCGAGCTGCCCGTCGGCGAAGGCATCGCCGGCCACGTCGCCAAGCACGGCAAGATCGCCCGCGTCAAGGACGCCTACCGCGACAAACGCTTCCAGCGCACGTGGGACGACCTCACGGGCTACCGCACCCGCTCCATCCTCGCCGCGCCGATGCGCAACCACGTCGGCCGCACGATCGGCGTCGTGCAGGTGCTCAACAAACACGGCGGCAAGGGCGAGTTCTCCCAGCACGACGAGGAGCTGCTCTCGGCGCTCGCCACGCAGGCCGCCGTCTCCATCGACAACTCGCGCCTGTTCCTCTCGGTCATCCAGAAGAACATGCAGCTCGTCGAGACGAAGGAGCAGCTCGAGCACCGCGTCGCCGATCTGAAGCTGCTCTTCGAGCTCGAGACGGCGATGAGCGGCGCCTCGTCGCTCGAAGAGCTCTCGCGCGCCGTCATCGCCGAGGCCTCGAAGGCGTGTGACGCGCGCGCCGGCGGCCTGCTCGTCGACGAGGGCGAGAGCGGCGTGTTCCTGTACTTCGTCGACGCCTCGGCGCCCGGCGTCTCGGCCCGCGACGTCGACGTCAAGCGCCTGCCCGTCAAGCGTGGGGAAGGCCTGCTCGGCTGGGCCATGACGCACAACGAGTCGATCCACGTCGGCCCGAAGGACCCGCCCACGGGGCCGATCGCCGAGGCCGCGCTCGCGCACATGCACCCGTCGCTCGACCTCGACCTGCAGAGCGCGATCGTGGTGCCGCTCGAAGGCGAGGAGGACACGTCCCTCGGCGCGCTCGGGCTCTACAACGCGAAGAACGCGCTCGGCTTCACGCAGGACGACAGGTCGCTGCTCCGGCTCGTGTCGGCGAACGCCTCGACCGCGGTGCGCCTCTTCCGCTCGCGCACCGAGCGCGAGAAGAGCGAGCGCCTCACGGCGATCGGCCGCCTGCTCTCCGGCGTGATGCACGACATGCGCACGCCGCTCACGGTGATCAGCGGCTACGTGCAGCTCATGGCGACCGCGAGCGAGCCCGCCACGCGCGCCGAACACGCGCGGCTCATCCTCAAGCAGTTCGACGCGATCAGCGCCATGCAACGCGAGCTGCTCGAGTTCGCGCGTGGCGAGCGCAGCATCCTCGTACGCAAGGTCTACCTCACGAAGTTCTTCGGCGACCTCGAGAAGCAGCTCCAGCTCGACCTCGCGGGCAACCGCGTCACGCTCGTGATGGAGCTCGACGACCGCGGCACCGCGCGCTTCGACGAGACGAAGATGACGCGCGTCGTGCACAACCTCGTGCGCAACGCGGTCGAGGCGATGGAGCCACACGGCGGAGGCAAGGTCGTCCTGCGCGCGTTGCGCCAGGGCGCGGACTTCGTCCTCAGCGTCTCCGACACGGGGCGCGGCATCCCGCCGGAGATCCGCGAGCGGCTGTTCCACTCGTTCGTGACGAGCGGCAAGCGCGGCGGCACGGGCCTCGGCCTCGCGATCGTGAAGAAGATCGTCGACGAGCACGGCGGCTCGATCGAGGTCGACTCGTCGGAGCGCGGGACGACGTTCACGATCCGGATCCCGCAGGAGACACCAACGACCGCGACGATCATCCCGCCTGCACCTCCTCCGCCGCCGCCTGCGGGCGCGCGGATCGACGAGGCGACGGGGTTGCCGCTCGTGCATGCGTCGAGCCCCACGTCGGCCTCCACCTCCACAGCCGCGGTGACGGCGCGTTCGCCGCAACCCGCGGCCGAGGAGCCCGAGGCGAAAGGATCGGCCAAGACGGCGCGGGCGAGCCAGCCGGGCGAGGAAGGCCCGCCGAGCCGACGCAGCCGCGCGACCAACCCGGGTCCACCCGCGGGCCGCCGGGACAGCGCGTAG
- the rpsM gene encoding 30S ribosomal protein S13, which translates to MARIAGVDLPRRKHLAYALPYLYGIGRTLAKQICAKANIPENKRVEELSDAEVRTIREILDADYKVEGDLRREVQLNIKRLMDLGCYRGLRHRRGLPVNGQRTHTNARTRKGPRKGMLQRRPSKA; encoded by the coding sequence ATGGCACGTATTGCTGGCGTCGACCTCCCGCGTCGTAAGCATCTCGCGTATGCGCTTCCGTACCTCTATGGTATCGGGCGCACGCTCGCGAAGCAGATCTGCGCGAAAGCCAATATCCCCGAGAACAAGAGGGTGGAGGAGCTGAGCGACGCAGAGGTCAGGACGATCCGCGAGATCCTCGATGCCGACTACAAGGTGGAGGGTGATCTTCGTCGTGAGGTTCAGCTCAACATCAAGCGGCTGATGGATCTGGGCTGCTACCGCGGTCTTCGGCATCGCCGCGGTCTGCCGGTGAACGGCCAACGCACGCACACGAACGCGCGTACCCGCAAGGGTCCGCGCAAGGGCATGCTGCAGCGGCGTCCGTCGAAGGCGTGA
- the infA gene encoding translation initiation factor IF-1, translated as MRRSNQAKPAKEPKGDKLEFDGVVQEALPNAMFRVKADNGLGVLATISGRMRQYYIKILPGDRVTVEVSPYDPTRGRITYRHK; from the coding sequence ATGAGGCGATCGAACCAAGCGAAACCCGCGAAGGAACCGAAGGGCGACAAGCTCGAGTTCGATGGCGTCGTGCAGGAAGCTCTCCCGAACGCGATGTTTCGGGTAAAGGCCGACAATGGTCTCGGGGTTCTCGCGACCATCAGCGGCCGGATGCGTCAGTACTACATCAAGATTTTGCCCGGCGATCGCGTTACGGTCGAGGTTTCGCCCTACGACCCGACGCGTGGCCGGATCACGTATCGTCACAAGTAG
- the rho gene encoding transcription termination factor Rho, translating into MHLRELKQKSMADLVQMAKGLNIEGAAGLRKQELIFALLQALAAQDQPVYGEGVLECLPDGFGFLRAPDYNYLPGPDDIYVSPSQIRRFNLRTGDAVSGPIRPPKEREAYFALLKVDKINLVSPEVARDKILFDNLTPLYPQQKFNIENGQKGFSTRIIDMLCPIGKGQRCLIVSPPRAGKTVLLQNIANAISSNHPDTTLIVLLIDERPEEVTDMQRNIKGEVISSTFDEPATRHVQVAEMVIEKAKRLVEQKHDVVILLDSITRLARAYNTVVPPSGKILSGGVDSNALHKPKRFFGAARNVEEGGSLTIIATALVDTGSRMDEVIFEEFKGTGNSEIHLDRKLMEKRIFPCLDINKSATRKEEMLLPEWILQRVWLLRGLLHPLNVIDSMEFLLDKVSRTETNQEFLESMNQ; encoded by the coding sequence ATGCACCTGCGTGAACTGAAGCAGAAGTCGATGGCCGATCTCGTGCAGATGGCCAAGGGGCTCAACATCGAAGGGGCCGCTGGTCTGCGCAAGCAGGAGCTCATCTTCGCGCTGCTCCAGGCCCTGGCCGCGCAAGATCAGCCCGTTTACGGCGAAGGCGTGCTCGAGTGCCTGCCCGACGGTTTCGGCTTCCTGCGGGCGCCCGACTACAACTACCTGCCCGGTCCGGACGACATCTACGTCTCGCCCTCGCAGATCCGGCGCTTCAACCTGCGCACGGGCGACGCGGTGAGCGGCCCGATCCGGCCCCCGAAGGAGCGCGAGGCGTACTTCGCCCTGCTCAAGGTCGACAAGATCAACCTCGTCTCGCCCGAGGTCGCGCGCGACAAGATCCTCTTCGACAACCTCACGCCCCTCTACCCGCAGCAGAAGTTCAACATCGAGAACGGCCAGAAGGGCTTCTCGACGCGCATCATCGACATGCTCTGCCCGATCGGGAAGGGCCAGCGCTGCCTCATCGTCTCGCCGCCCCGCGCCGGCAAGACCGTGCTCCTCCAGAACATCGCCAACGCGATCAGCTCGAACCACCCGGACACCACGCTCATCGTGTTGCTCATCGACGAGCGGCCCGAAGAGGTCACGGACATGCAGCGCAACATCAAGGGCGAGGTGATCAGCTCGACCTTCGATGAGCCCGCGACGCGTCACGTGCAGGTCGCCGAGATGGTCATCGAGAAGGCCAAGCGCCTCGTCGAGCAGAAGCACGACGTGGTCATCCTGCTCGACTCGATCACGCGCCTCGCCCGCGCCTACAACACCGTCGTCCCCCCGAGCGGCAAGATCCTCTCCGGCGGCGTCGACTCGAACGCGCTGCACAAGCCGAAGCGCTTCTTCGGCGCCGCGCGTAACGTCGAGGAGGGCGGCTCGCTCACGATCATCGCGACGGCGCTCGTCGACACGGGCTCGCGCATGGACGAGGTGATCTTCGAGGAGTTCAAGGGCACGGGCAACAGCGAGATCCACCTCGATCGCAAGCTCATGGAGAAGCGCATCTTCCCCTGCCTCGACATCAACAAGAGCGCGACGCGCAAGGAAGAGATGCTCCTGCCCGAGTGGATCCTCCAGCGCGTGTGGCTGCTCCGCGGGCTCCTGCACCCGCTCAACGTCATCGACTCGATGGAGTTCCTGCTCGACAAGGTGAGCCGCACCGAGACGAACCAGGAGTTCCTCGAATCCATGAATCAGTAA